In the genome of Desulfobotulus mexicanus, the window AGTGTCTCTGAGATATTTTCAAAAAGTGCCTGTTCAAGCCCAAGCTGCSCGATTTTATCCCTCAGGCCCCAAAGGGTTCGGTGAGCCACATAGCAGCTGGAGTCGGAAGGGTCKGTAATGTTCAGTGCATAGTGCCACTCGATATTAAGGGCATATTGCCGAATCGCCTGATCATCAGTCAGATCCTCCATCTGCTGTAACAAAACAAGTCCGAGCATGGCATGGAGTTCCTTGGTAGGCCGACCCTTCCCGTCGTCAAAGAGATGAAACAGTTTCTTGACCGGAAGTCTGTGGAGGATTTCTTCACGAAACAGATGCGCCCATGATGACTCCAGAAGAGCCAGCCTCTTTGGACCAAGATGCTCAAACGGGCTGAACATGTCGTACTGTTTGTGATCTTTAACGTAGATCATGCAAAATCCTTATAATAGATTAATATCACAGGATATATATAACAAAAACGGCTCCTTGAATCAATAGCAAAACCACATAAAAACAACAAATTTAAAAGGTTATGGAATTTTGTTTTTTTTGCGAGTCCATCACCATTTTTATTATTGCTACAGTTTTGCCATATGTTCAGGACTGCGCCCGGGAATAGTTCCGGGCCGTGTCCCAGAAGGCCTTTGTGACAACGTTGCCAAGGCTTTTTTTATTGGCGCAGATGCCTATGAAGTAGGGCTCAAGGGGCGGCAGGATTTCCATAATATCAATGGTGTGCATGAAAGGACTTTTTTCCAGCACCATTTCCGGCACCAGCCCGATGCCGCAGCCCAGATGGACCATAGCAATGATGGCTTCATTACCAGTTACCTGGGCGTAGATGCGGGGTTTGATTCCCATTTCCTTGCGCCAGCGGTCAAAGCGTTTTCTGGCAATGCCCTGTTTGGGCAGAATCAGCGGGGTGTCATTCCAGTCAGGGCCTGTGTGGTAGTCATTTTTTTTAGATCGTATCCATACCAGAGGTGTTTTGGCTACCTCCATGGAGAGCATGTGCTCGGGCAGATTTTCCGGGATGGCGGCAATGGCAATGTCCGTATCTCCTTTCTGAAGCTGTTCCAGTGCACTTTCCGCATCGCCTGTGGCCAGCTTGATGTGCACTTCGGGAAATTTGTTTCTGAATCCGTCCAGAATATCCGGAAGGATACCATAGGCTGCCGTTACGGAGCAGTAGATGGTAATTTCTCCGGAAACAATTCCCTGATCAAGGGAAAGGGCCTGTTTGCCTTCTTTCCATGTTTTCAGTATCTGTTCCGCGTAGGTTCGGAACACAAGGCCTGCCGGTGTAAGGGAAACGTTTCTGTTGTTTCTTTCAAAAAGTTTTTCTCCCACATGGCCTTCAAGCCGCTGAATGGCACGGGACAGGGCCGAAGGGCTGATATTGCTCTGGGCACTTGTTTTCTGAAAGTGACGGGTTCTGGCAAGGCTGAGAAACAGCTCCAGTTCTTCTATGTGCATGGGTTTGTCTCCATCAGGGTATTCTTGCATAAAATGAAACTTATGCTTTCTATTAAATCACTTTACGCAATGTGGCAAATACAATACAGTCCCTGAAATATTGTAAGAATTCTTTTGCAGATCAAACCCCTATTCAGGCAGGAGCAAGCAGATGACAAATTATTTTTCTTCCCTTACCTTTCGTGACAAAGTCAAGCAGCTGGGACAGTGCCGTTTTATGGATCCTTCCGAGTTCAACGGCGTGGAAAAGCTTAAAGGCAAAAAAATTGTGATCGTGGGCTGTGGTGCCCAGGGTTTTAATCAGGGCATGAATCTCAGAGACAGCGGCCTTGATGTAACCTATGCCCTGCGGGATGAGGAAATTTCCGAAAAGCTGCTCCCCTGGAAGCTTGCTTCGGAAAACAATTTTAATTACGGCACCTATGAAGATGTGATTCCCAAGGGAGATCTGGTACTTAATCTTACTCCGGATAAATATCACACCCCTGTTGTTTCCCGGGTCATGCCCCTGATGAAAAAAGGTGCCTGCCTTTCCTATTCCCATGGTTTCAACATTGTGGAAGAGGGCATGAAAATCCGTGAAGATATCACTGTCATTATGGTGGCCCCCAAATCTCCGGGTTCTGAAGTCCGTGCGGAATATGTGCGCGGCTTTGGTGTTCCCACCCTCATTGCCGTCCATGAAGAAAATGATCCCAATGGCGATGGTCTTGAAATTGCCAAGGCCTATTGTGCCGGTACCGGTGGCGACCGCGCCGGTGTTCTGCATTCATCTTTTGTTGCGGAAGTAAAGTCTGATCTCATGGGAGAGCAGACCATTCTCTGTGGTATGCTCCAGACCGGCTCTCTGCTCTGCTTTGATAAAATGGTGGAAAAGGGTGTTGATAAGGCCTATGCCGCAAAACTGGTGCAGAAGGGCTGGGAAGTGACCACCGAAGCCCTGAAGCATGGCGGTATCACCAACATGATGGACAGGCTTACCAACCCTGAAAAGGTAAAAGCCTTTGAGCTGGCCGAAGAACTGAAAAACATCATGAAGCCCCTTTATGAAAAGCACATGGACGATATCCTTGAGGGTGCTTTTTCTGAGAACATGATGAAGGACTGGGCAAATAACGACAGCAATCTTCTTAAGTGGCGTGCGGAAACCGGTGAATCCGCCTTTGAAAAATGCCCCGTTCAGGAAGCGGACATTCCCGAGCAGGAGTATTTTGATAAGGGTATTCTTATGATTGCCATGGTAAAAGCCGGTGTGGAACTTGCCTTTGAGATCATGACCGAAGCAGGTATGCAGCCGGAATCCGCCTACTATGAGTCTCTCCATGAAACACCGCTGATTGCCAATACCATTGCCCGGAACAAGCTTTATGAAATGAATGTTGTTATTTCCGATACTGCGGAATACGGCAACTACCTTTTCACCCAGGCCTGTGTTCCCCTGCTGAAGGATTTTATGGCAAAAATTGATACTGACGTGATCGGTAAAGGAATAACCTTTACCGGCAATGCCGTGGACAATAAGAAGCTCATTGCCATTAATGAGGCCATTCGCAATCATCCTGTGGAAGAAATCGGCCGGACCCTGCGTAACTACATGACCAGCATGAAAGCCATCTGATTTTGGTTAAAAATAATGTAAAATAGAAAACCCCCGGACTGGCAGAAGAGCCTGTTCGGGGGTTTTCTTTTTCTTATACTGTCAGGGTATCAGTTTACCCGGTTTGCAAGGGCAAAGACAAAACCGCCGCCCTTTTCATCCCAGTCCGCTTCGCACCAGTAGCCAAGCTGTGCGGCTTTTTGAAATACGAGGGGAGCATTGAAGATGCGCTCGCCGTCAGGTCCAGGTGTGAGAAGTTCTTCCAGTTGTGAAAGATCTTCATCATAGATAAAAACAACGGGATCTTCGGGGGCTTTCTGACTGAAGCGGGCTTCCAGAAGTTCATTTAAGGTATCGTAGATCATTTTTTCTCCTGCCTGAATCTCTTGTTTAAAGGTGCTGAAGAGCCAGAATTCTATCATAAGGGTAAATGTGCTGCTGGTATAGGTTCTGCCAT includes:
- the ilvY gene encoding HTH-type transcriptional activator IlvY; the protein is MHIEELELFLSLARTRHFQKTSAQSNISPSALSRAIQRLEGHVGEKLFERNNRNVSLTPAGLVFRTYAEQILKTWKEGKQALSLDQGIVSGEITIYCSVTAAYGILPDILDGFRNKFPEVHIKLATGDAESALEQLQKGDTDIAIAAIPENLPEHMLSMEVAKTPLVWIRSKKNDYHTGPDWNDTPLILPKQGIARKRFDRWRKEMGIKPRIYAQVTGNEAIIAMVHLGCGIGLVPEMVLEKSPFMHTIDIMEILPPLEPYFIGICANKKSLGNVVTKAFWDTARNYSRAQS
- the ilvC gene encoding ketol-acid reductoisomerase, with the protein product MTNYFSSLTFRDKVKQLGQCRFMDPSEFNGVEKLKGKKIVIVGCGAQGFNQGMNLRDSGLDVTYALRDEEISEKLLPWKLASENNFNYGTYEDVIPKGDLVLNLTPDKYHTPVVSRVMPLMKKGACLSYSHGFNIVEEGMKIREDITVIMVAPKSPGSEVRAEYVRGFGVPTLIAVHEENDPNGDGLEIAKAYCAGTGGDRAGVLHSSFVAEVKSDLMGEQTILCGMLQTGSLLCFDKMVEKGVDKAYAAKLVQKGWEVTTEALKHGGITNMMDRLTNPEKVKAFELAEELKNIMKPLYEKHMDDILEGAFSENMMKDWANNDSNLLKWRAETGESAFEKCPVQEADIPEQEYFDKGILMIAMVKAGVELAFEIMTEAGMQPESAYYESLHETPLIANTIARNKLYEMNVVISDTAEYGNYLFTQACVPLLKDFMAKIDTDVIGKGITFTGNAVDNKKLIAINEAIRNHPVEEIGRTLRNYMTSMKAI